A window of Brachybacterium fresconis contains these coding sequences:
- a CDS encoding ABC transporter ATP-binding protein: MPREREPVQLANGLLKNAPPLPPLLRGARRRWVSVLVALGLGQAALAALSAWALVTLQAAPAGSSALLLRALVLLVLTALAVGALKVHERVVAEKLGQDYVHQLRLTLLGDALTPGHATSLGVTVARTTNDLSSVRNWVSQGIAPLVVAVPLIGGSLVTLAVLHPYLAAVMAAPLVVLALCLAFWARTALIKTRRMRRTRGKLASRIADTVTASDGILASGGTTRELRNLREASDGLVRIAVDRAETVGTIRAGGIVASTLTTLLVAAAGTYLGLSPGVTMAAMAVAGIAATPVLEIGRIVEYRQTCSSARMVLGPALAGAEARRERARARRRAAAAVAAPVGDDLVHLDLPGLTDDGPLRGRPGELVRLVSPDPAAPREFLRRLLELSPGPESERPDSVWAGGENLRAVPARRTRMLLGSASAGAVFERGSVARALHYRRPDLDGAHDQETLDLVGLNVGSLPRGARTTLRRGGEPLDRSDRARLALARALYGAPALLLIDGLEGDLDDAGRTMLDRVLADFRGVVVMIGSDGLAARLGAREHRLPGLDGGGRPVTVGSRDRDAAEEEAEDD; encoded by the coding sequence ATGCCGCGTGAACGTGAACCGGTCCAGCTGGCCAACGGTCTGCTGAAGAACGCGCCGCCGCTGCCCCCGCTGCTGCGGGGCGCGCGGCGGCGCTGGGTCAGCGTGCTGGTCGCCCTGGGGCTGGGCCAGGCCGCTCTGGCCGCCCTGTCGGCCTGGGCGCTGGTGACGCTGCAGGCAGCGCCGGCAGGCTCCTCCGCCCTGCTGCTGCGGGCGCTGGTGCTGCTGGTGCTGACCGCTCTCGCCGTCGGCGCGCTGAAGGTGCACGAGCGGGTGGTGGCCGAGAAGCTCGGCCAGGACTACGTCCACCAGCTGCGGCTGACGCTGCTGGGCGACGCGCTGACGCCGGGGCACGCCACCTCCCTCGGCGTGACCGTCGCCCGCACCACGAACGATCTCTCCTCGGTGCGCAACTGGGTCTCCCAGGGCATCGCCCCACTGGTGGTCGCGGTGCCGCTGATCGGCGGCAGCCTCGTCACTCTCGCCGTGCTCCACCCGTACCTGGCCGCGGTGATGGCCGCGCCGCTCGTGGTCCTGGCCCTCTGCCTGGCGTTCTGGGCGCGCACGGCCCTGATCAAGACCCGTCGGATGCGCCGCACCCGCGGGAAGCTGGCCTCGCGCATCGCCGACACCGTCACCGCCTCGGACGGGATCCTCGCCTCCGGCGGAACCACGCGCGAGCTGCGGAACCTCCGCGAGGCCTCCGACGGCCTGGTCAGGATCGCGGTGGACCGCGCCGAGACCGTCGGCACCATCCGAGCCGGCGGGATCGTCGCCTCGACGCTGACCACCCTGCTGGTCGCCGCGGCCGGCACCTACCTGGGGCTGTCCCCGGGGGTGACGATGGCCGCGATGGCCGTCGCCGGGATCGCCGCCACCCCCGTGCTGGAGATCGGCCGGATCGTCGAGTATCGGCAGACCTGCTCCTCCGCCCGGATGGTGCTGGGTCCTGCCCTCGCGGGGGCCGAGGCACGCCGTGAGCGCGCCCGCGCCCGGCGCCGGGCGGCCGCGGCTGTCGCCGCCCCCGTCGGCGACGACCTCGTGCACCTCGACCTGCCCGGGCTGACCGACGACGGGCCGCTGCGCGGCCGGCCGGGCGAGCTCGTCCGTCTGGTGTCCCCGGACCCCGCCGCGCCCCGTGAGTTCCTCCGCCGCCTGCTCGAGCTCTCCCCCGGGCCGGAGTCGGAGCGGCCCGACTCGGTGTGGGCCGGCGGGGAGAATCTGCGTGCCGTCCCGGCCCGGCGCACCCGGATGCTGCTGGGCTCCGCGAGCGCCGGTGCCGTGTTCGAGCGCGGGTCCGTGGCGCGCGCCCTGCATTACCGCCGGCCGGACCTCGACGGCGCCCATGACCAGGAGACCCTCGATCTCGTCGGCCTGAACGTGGGGAGTCTGCCCCGCGGCGCGCGCACCACGCTCCGCCGCGGCGGCGAACCGCTGGACCGCTCCGATCGGGCCCGCCTGGCCCTGGCCCGCGCGCTGTACGGCGCCCCGGCACTGCTGCTCATCGACGGCCTCGAGGGAGACCTCGACGACGCCGGCCGCACGATGCTCGATCGGGTGCTGGCGGACTTCCGCGGGGTGGTGGTGATGATCGGGTCCGACGGCCTGGCCGCTCGGCTCGGGGCTCGCGAGCACCGACTGCCCGGGCTCGACGGGGGCGGTCGACCCGTGACCGTCGGGAGTCGGGACCGCGACGCCGCCGAGGAGGAGGCCGAGGACGATTGA
- a CDS encoding ferritin-like domain-containing protein — MAFDLDQFAETSVPVKYEDLDFDLFDDQPLDAQTLRSLRYMCDVEYHTSCFLRDLLVTPSHREEEAGGFMTMWNREEFWHGEALAKVLAKHDIIVDYDEIKAKRVKLGWTGALGPLKQSVLTNLAGTDFVAVHMVWGAANELSAVAAYRRLSALTDHPVLSPLLKRIAQQETRHVAFYTTQGRERLQASETAQKIVRLVMSRVWKPVGSGMMDESEVRHVMGHLFAGKSEELDKLDTRVQKLPGLDGLTIFRNAFARLGIAA; from the coding sequence ATGGCCTTCGATCTCGACCAGTTCGCCGAGACCTCCGTCCCCGTGAAGTACGAGGACCTCGACTTCGACCTCTTCGACGACCAGCCCCTGGATGCGCAGACGCTGCGGTCGCTGCGCTACATGTGCGACGTCGAGTACCACACCTCGTGCTTCCTGCGGGACCTGCTGGTGACCCCCTCCCATCGGGAGGAGGAGGCCGGCGGCTTCATGACCATGTGGAACCGCGAGGAGTTCTGGCACGGCGAGGCTCTGGCGAAGGTGCTGGCCAAGCACGACATCATCGTCGACTACGACGAGATCAAGGCCAAGCGCGTCAAGCTCGGCTGGACCGGGGCGCTGGGCCCGCTGAAGCAGTCCGTGCTCACGAACCTGGCCGGCACCGACTTCGTGGCCGTGCACATGGTGTGGGGCGCCGCCAACGAACTCTCGGCCGTGGCGGCCTACCGGCGGCTCTCGGCCCTGACCGACCATCCCGTGCTGTCCCCGCTGCTGAAGCGCATCGCCCAGCAGGAGACGCGGCACGTCGCCTTCTACACCACCCAGGGCCGCGAGCGGCTCCAGGCCTCCGAGACCGCGCAGAAGATCGTGCGCCTGGTGATGAGCCGGGTGTGGAAGCCCGTGGGCAGCGGCATGATGGACGAGTCCGAGGTGCGCCACGTGATGGGCCACCTGTTCGCCGGGAAGTCCGAGGAGCTCGACAAGCTCGACACGCGGGTCCAGAAGCTGCCGGGCCTGGACGGCCTGACCATCTTCCGCAACGCCTTCGCCCGCCTCGGCATCGCCGCCTGA
- a CDS encoding sensor histidine kinase, with translation MRARESRREATRRAGRSWTVRTRVLTTMLAFMVVGLAVTGVLTYAVQFRALEDRVHGELLQEYQELKLIAESTEDDGSFTHTTVDAVLKAATESAAPSDNESVIALIDGRPAHKPRSQDFELVPDDSARSQEVLEQIMAVHEPGRTVTTTMTLGDRELRVLVASVQVAGDDAEGVFVIGNDIGVEKQELWQSVATFAGLSVVTLLIAGWVGYVVTGRLLKPLGALRSATEQVTVDDLAHRIPVPAANDDISALATNFNRMLERIQIGFAEQRRFMSDVGHELRTPLTIVRGTLEMTDLEDPDDVREAHEIATDELDRMGRVVGDLSELAASARPDYVRPAPLDMQEFARSAFARIERIAEREWALVRAADVVADADEQRLTQAVVQLAANAVRYSDEGSRILFSVDQVLGPVGPEIHVGMRDEGVGIAEDDQRRIFERFTRVDGARGSGSGLGLPIVRAIAEGHGGQVRLLSAPGRGSTFTLVFPQFTQRTGVEGDAEDGPGARDAAGPRGDRTDDRRGPAGSPHTTTRSS, from the coding sequence ATGAGAGCACGGGAGAGCAGGCGGGAGGCGACGCGCCGGGCGGGACGCAGCTGGACCGTCCGCACGCGCGTGCTGACGACGATGCTCGCCTTCATGGTCGTCGGGCTCGCCGTCACCGGCGTCCTCACCTATGCGGTGCAGTTCCGGGCGCTGGAGGACCGCGTCCACGGTGAGCTGCTGCAGGAGTACCAGGAGCTGAAGCTGATCGCGGAGTCCACGGAGGACGACGGCAGCTTCACGCACACCACGGTCGACGCGGTGCTGAAGGCCGCGACGGAGTCCGCCGCCCCCTCGGACAACGAGTCCGTCATCGCACTGATCGACGGGCGGCCGGCGCACAAGCCCCGTAGCCAGGACTTCGAGCTGGTGCCCGATGACTCCGCCCGGTCCCAGGAGGTCCTGGAGCAGATCATGGCGGTGCACGAGCCGGGCAGGACGGTGACCACCACGATGACCCTCGGCGACCGGGAGCTGCGGGTGCTGGTGGCCTCGGTGCAGGTCGCCGGGGACGATGCCGAGGGCGTCTTCGTGATCGGCAACGACATCGGCGTCGAGAAGCAGGAGCTGTGGCAGTCCGTGGCCACCTTCGCCGGCCTCTCCGTCGTCACCCTGCTGATCGCCGGTTGGGTGGGGTACGTGGTCACCGGGCGGCTGCTCAAGCCGTTGGGGGCGCTGCGCTCGGCCACCGAACAGGTCACCGTCGACGACCTCGCGCACCGCATCCCGGTGCCCGCCGCCAACGACGACATCTCCGCCCTGGCCACCAACTTCAACCGCATGCTGGAGCGGATCCAGATCGGCTTCGCCGAGCAGCGCCGCTTCATGAGCGACGTCGGCCACGAGCTGCGCACCCCGCTGACCATCGTGCGCGGGACCTTGGAGATGACCGACCTCGAGGACCCGGACGACGTGCGTGAGGCGCACGAGATCGCGACCGACGAGCTGGACCGGATGGGGCGCGTCGTCGGCGATCTCTCCGAGCTGGCGGCCTCGGCCCGCCCCGACTACGTCCGGCCGGCGCCGCTGGACATGCAGGAATTCGCCCGCTCCGCCTTCGCCCGGATCGAGCGGATCGCCGAGCGCGAGTGGGCGCTGGTCCGGGCGGCGGACGTGGTCGCGGACGCCGACGAGCAGCGCCTCACCCAGGCCGTGGTGCAGTTGGCCGCCAACGCCGTGCGCTACAGCGACGAGGGCAGCCGCATCCTCTTCTCGGTGGACCAGGTGCTGGGCCCCGTCGGCCCCGAGATCCACGTCGGCATGCGGGACGAGGGCGTCGGCATCGCCGAGGACGACCAGCGCCGCATCTTCGAGCGCTTCACCCGCGTCGACGGCGCCCGCGGCTCGGGGTCCGGGCTCGGACTGCCGATCGTGCGGGCCATCGCTGAAGGGCACGGCGGGCAGGTGCGCCTGCTGTCCGCTCCCGGGCGCGGCTCCACCTTCACGCTCGTGTTTCCGCAGTTCACGCAGAGGACGGGCGTCGAGGGCGACGCGGAGGACGGGCCCGGCGCCCGCGATGCCGCCGGGCCCCGCGGTGATCGCACCGATGATCGCAGGGGGCCTGCCGGCTCCCCGCACACGACGACGAGGAGCAGTTGA
- a CDS encoding DUF1611 domain-containing protein, producing the protein MTIINAGVTDTATVPVATPAPVPDVVPEDLRTRVERAKHAFSTRDVGAFLRRAEEIDLITEGHTPQAGEVVLARVTSVGHHKRLESPVSRRQVLFPGDEIVVAYGSRYAADQFLSTVPDDLGPAHLAAAGGLASRVIEQHARVGEATAIEPIGVLRDAHGPVTLARAAAHHVVPDVAARADRPAHHVPVIAVLGTSMNSGKSTVLAELAHGLAAAGLRVAAGKTTGTGAGNDYNLFLDAGAHRVLDFTDFGYPSTFQVDYDEVRDLFLSMADELAGGGEQPDVVLLEIADGVYQGETSRLLAEQEFGAVVDAVAFAAGDALGAVGGVGALRDLGRTPAFVSGVVTSSPLATAEARRALEVPVVETFDLGTADVAGQLVADLIAERTADAA; encoded by the coding sequence ATGACGATCATCAATGCCGGCGTCACCGACACCGCGACCGTCCCCGTCGCCACGCCCGCCCCCGTCCCCGACGTCGTCCCCGAGGACCTCCGCACCCGGGTCGAGCGCGCGAAGCACGCCTTCTCGACCCGGGATGTCGGCGCCTTCCTGCGCCGCGCCGAGGAGATCGACCTCATCACCGAGGGCCACACCCCGCAGGCCGGCGAAGTCGTGCTGGCCCGGGTGACCTCGGTCGGGCACCACAAGCGGCTCGAGAGCCCCGTCTCCCGGCGGCAGGTGCTGTTCCCCGGGGACGAGATCGTGGTGGCCTACGGCAGCCGCTACGCCGCCGACCAGTTCCTGTCCACGGTCCCCGACGACCTCGGCCCCGCCCACCTCGCCGCGGCCGGCGGGCTCGCCTCCCGCGTCATCGAGCAGCACGCACGCGTCGGCGAGGCGACCGCGATCGAGCCGATCGGCGTGCTGCGCGACGCCCACGGCCCCGTCACCCTCGCCCGCGCCGCCGCGCACCACGTGGTCCCGGACGTCGCCGCCCGGGCGGACCGTCCCGCCCACCACGTGCCCGTCATCGCCGTGCTCGGCACCTCCATGAATTCCGGCAAGTCCACCGTGCTGGCCGAGCTCGCGCACGGGCTGGCCGCCGCCGGACTGCGCGTCGCCGCGGGCAAGACCACCGGCACCGGCGCCGGCAACGACTACAACCTGTTCCTCGACGCCGGTGCGCACCGCGTCCTGGACTTCACCGACTTCGGATACCCCTCGACCTTCCAGGTCGACTACGACGAGGTCCGCGACCTGTTCCTGTCCATGGCCGACGAGCTCGCCGGCGGCGGCGAGCAGCCCGACGTGGTGCTGCTGGAGATCGCCGACGGGGTCTACCAGGGCGAGACGTCCCGACTGCTGGCCGAGCAGGAGTTCGGCGCGGTCGTCGACGCCGTCGCCTTCGCCGCGGGCGATGCCCTGGGCGCCGTCGGCGGCGTCGGGGCCCTGCGGGACCTCGGGCGCACCCCGGCCTTCGTCTCCGGCGTCGTCACCAGCTCCCCGCTGGCCACTGCCGAGGCGCGTCGTGCGCTCGAGGTGCCGGTCGTGGAGACCTTCGACCTGGGCACCGCCGACGTGGCCGGGCAGCTGGTGGCCGATCTGATCGCGGAGCGCACCGCCGATGCCGCGTGA
- a CDS encoding response regulator transcription factor, translated as MRILIAEDEARIARFVERGLKANGYASTVVEDGISALDLASSGDFDLLILDVGLPRMDGFQVLKALREMDVDIPILMVTARTGVDDTVQGLENGANDYIAKPFRFEELLARVKLRAREASTGAGAVSDDVLALGDLSLDLRTRIATFTPETARADERGERSVELSSREYTMARVFLENPNQVLTRDLLLSKVWGYDYDGASNVVDVYVGYLRGKLGAKRLVTVRGAGYKLVDPAA; from the coding sequence ATGAGAATCCTGATCGCCGAGGACGAGGCGCGGATCGCCCGATTCGTGGAACGGGGACTGAAGGCCAACGGCTATGCCTCGACCGTCGTCGAGGACGGCATCAGCGCCCTCGACCTCGCCTCCAGCGGAGACTTCGACCTGCTGATCCTCGACGTGGGCCTGCCGAGGATGGACGGCTTCCAGGTGCTGAAGGCCCTGCGCGAGATGGACGTGGACATCCCCATCCTCATGGTCACGGCACGCACCGGGGTCGATGACACCGTCCAGGGCCTGGAGAACGGGGCCAACGACTACATCGCCAAGCCGTTCCGCTTCGAGGAGCTGCTGGCCCGGGTGAAGCTGCGCGCCCGCGAGGCGTCCACCGGTGCAGGCGCTGTCAGCGATGACGTGCTCGCCCTCGGCGACCTCTCCCTCGACCTGCGCACCCGGATCGCGACCTTCACCCCGGAGACGGCCCGGGCCGACGAGCGGGGCGAGCGCTCGGTCGAGCTGTCCTCCCGGGAGTACACGATGGCGCGGGTCTTCCTGGAGAACCCGAACCAGGTGCTCACCCGCGACCTGCTGCTGTCGAAGGTGTGGGGGTACGACTACGACGGTGCCTCGAACGTGGTGGACGTGTACGTGGGGTACCTGCGCGGCAAGCTGGGGGCGAAGCGCCTGGTGACCGTCCGGGGTGCCGGCTACAAGCTGGTGGACCCCGCGGCCTGA